The following coding sequences lie in one Cryptococcus neoformans var. neoformans B-3501A chromosome 2, whole genome shotgun sequence genomic window:
- a CDS encoding hypothetical protein (Match to EST gb|CF185997.1|CF185997; HMMPfam hit to Glutaredoxin, Glutaredoxin, score: 65.5, E(): 1.4e-16), with translation MHFDEPISPRSQPSNLPGFESRRAFSLPSITMPFNNYGNNNAPLLPLTRHSFSGPSSRRSAARRLSYGIKNRASQYPYSVTIGGILTLALFFFVYTSPGSDLGRYNSAASRLHIRTPNEDILPLPTSERVIHRPDSKMDNGVMLLTVDENELIAEDDLFWDTYTEAEPLSAEEAAAEAELQAHKQNVQAQNVAQSLRALVWWLAEGGVLPNDFEVPSKSHLKKIGSSGFEKLLSSIDAGEGDEIIFEDGWADFANKRYRIVVFSKTYCPYSKNAKSILGKYHLSPAPFIIELNQRSDMEALQGLLQRFTNRRTVPNVLLDFICIGGSDDITLLHSEGGLHRKFEEMGAFPGLVRRATSLLPDSEENRRDEFEDHEDRS, from the exons ATGCACTTTGACGAACCTATATCACCACGCTCGCAACCTTCCAATCTCCCTGGATTCGAATCTCGCAGAGCCTTCAGCTTGCCTTCCATCACCATGCCTTTCAACAACTACGGTAATAACAAcgctcctctcctcccgCTGACCCGTCACTCCTTCTCTGGTCCTTCCTCACGGCGCTCAGCTGCGCGAAGACTATCATACGGCATCAAGAACCGGGCATCTCAATATCCCTATTCCGTCACTATTGGTGGTATCCtcaccctcgccctcttcttctttgtctaCACTAGTCCTGGCTCCGATCTTGGTCGGTACAATTCTGCCGCTTCAAGATTACACATTAGGACCCCCAATGAAGATATATTACCCCTACCCACATCAGAACGCGTGATACACCGTCCAGATTCAAAAATGGACAACGGCGTCATGCTTTTAACAGTAGACGAAAACGAGTTAATAGCAGAAGACGACTTGTTCTGGGATACTTATACCGAAGCCGAACCTCTCTCAGCAGAGGAAGCTGCTGCCGAAGCTGAACTTCAAGCACACAAGCAAAATGTTCAAGCACAGAATGTAGCTCAGTCACTAAGGGCGTTGGTCTGGTGGTTGGCTGAAGGTGGAGTTTTGCCGAATGATTTCGAGGTGCCGAGCAAGTCccatttgaagaagattgggtCATCAGGCTTTGAAAAGTTGTTATCATCGATTGACGctggggaaggggatgaaATCATATTTGAAGACGGGTGGGCAGACTTTGCGAATAAAAGGTATAGAATCGTCGTTTTCTCCAAG ACATACTGCCCGTACTCTAAGAATGCCAAATCCATTCTTGGCAAGTACCATCTTTCTCCCGCACCATTCATCATCGAACTTAACCAACGAT CCGATATGGAAGCCCTCCAAGGGCTCTTACAACGTTTCACCAACCGCCGAACCGTCCCCAACGTCCTCCTCGACTTTATCTGTATTGGCGGTTCCGACGATATCACGCTCTTGCATTCCGAAGGCGGATTGCATCGCAAATTCGAAGAGATGGGTGCTTTCCCCGGGTTGGTCAGGCGAGCAACAAGCTTGCTGCCTGACTCTGAGGAGAATAGGAGGGATGAGTTCGAAGATCATGAGGATCGATCATGA